A single genomic interval of Spinacia oleracea cultivar Varoflay chromosome 6, BTI_SOV_V1, whole genome shotgun sequence harbors:
- the LOC110785033 gene encoding putative ribonuclease H protein At1g65750, which translates to MITNVSSRRLSWGMRGIFRASNLLFKGCDWKIGNGKKVWAGKDRWVNGRVPEFKSNVTLLNAATWKVNHFILPNGSGWNLNRVHSCFEFNDAREIVATELPSTSVEDFLYWRFHKSGKFTVKTTYAMLAVEDYGLAQAHPGLDFFKILWALKILPKWKVFLWKLFHNGIASKVNVGKKGVQLSLTCDFCAKDNEDIQHIFRFCDCAKRVWRYGSLAIHSEINENLSFIDWVLYFIRLFQCQDGKNSVRVIYFIATLWGLWLSRNNRIFRNERGEVLAVYIIIREEIQGIMSFIQVDGSWKKNTRIAGMGWVLSNPLITSDRILGGASVGTAKSALQAEVLACLFALRWSITATVRHITVLTDSHMLVEMLLQQSTIDINLLWTITEIKRLGRMFDWCSIQKVGRDQVQGAHDIATSAAATSISFAFFP; encoded by the exons ATGATAACTAATGTTTCTTCTCGGAGGTTATCTTGGGGTATGAGGGGTATCTTTCGAGCTAGTAATCTTCTGTTCAAGGGTTGTGATTGGAAAATTGGAAATGGTAAGAAAGTTTGGGCTGGTAAGGATAGGTGGGTCAATGGAAGAGTACCTGAGTTTAAATCAAATGTCACACTACTCAATGCAGCGACATGGAAAGTTAATCATTTTATTCTTCCTAATGGTTCTGGTTGGAATCTTAATCGGGTTCATTCTTGTTTTGAGTTTAACGACGCCAGGGAAATTGTGGCAACAGAATTGCCTTCTACTAGTGTTGAAGATTTTCTTTACTGGCGTTTTCACAAGTCGGGTAAGTTTACTGTTAAAACAACATATGCAATGTTAGCAGTGGAGGATTATGGGTTGGCACAGGCCCATCCAGGTTTGGATTTTTTTAAGATTTTGTGGGCTCTTAAGATCCTCCCAAAATGGAAGGTTTTTTTGTGGAAATTGTTTCACAATGGAATTGCTTCAAAAGTGAATGTTGGAAAGAAAGGAGTTCAGTTGTCTCTTACTTGTGATTTTTGTGCAAAAGATAACGAGGATATTCAGCACATTTTCAGGTTTTGTGACTGTGCGAAACGCGTTTGGAGGTATGGATCACTTGCGATCCATTCAGAAATCAATGAGAACCTTTCCTTTATTGACTGGGTTCTCTACTTTATCCGGCTTTTTCAATGCCAGGATGGGAAGAATAGTGTTAGGGTTATTTATTTCATTGCAACACTTTGGGGTCTTTGGTTATCACGTAATAACCGAATATTCAGGAATGAAAGGGGTGAGGTTCTCGCAGTGTATATTATTATCAGGGAAG AGATACAAGGAATAATGTCTTTCATTCAGGTTGATGGATCTTGGAAGAAGAATACTCGGATAGCTGGAATGGGTTGGGTGCTTAGTAATCCTCTGATAACATCGGATAGGATCTTAGGTGGAGCTTCTGTAGGGACAGCGAAGTCAGCTCTTCAAGCGGAGGTCCTTGCATGTTTGTTTGCACTTAGATGGAGCATTACAGCTACAGTTCGACATATTACTGTTCTAACGGATTCTCATATGTTGGTTGAAATGCTTCTCCAACAAAGCACGATTGACATTAACCTGCTTTGGACCATAACTGAGATTAAGCGTCTGGGAAGAATGTTCGACTGGTGCAGCATCCAAAAGGTAGGTCGAGATCAAGTTCAAGGTGCTCACGACATTGCAACCTCTGCAGCTGCAACTTctatttcttttgctttctttcCTTAA